In Hermetia illucens chromosome 1, iHerIll2.2.curated.20191125, whole genome shotgun sequence, one genomic interval encodes:
- the LOC119647005 gene encoding restin homolog isoform X5 has protein sequence MSRLSEEYLRSPLADHGVILTTDTDSFIIGQKVWVGGIRPGQIAYIGETHFAPGDWAGIVLDEPNGKNDGCVSGKRYFQCEPKKGIFSRLTRLTHYPLPNAFTAKESSPNQTGRSIFSPERSRATSPTSSIRSSMRRSPLKQGMTVGDRVIVSSGLGSRAGILKYMGETKFAQGTWCGVQLDEPTGKNDGSVDGVRYFECPSKYGVFVPIAKVSLSPSSRKSRLSRAGSRESLTSVGTLNSIATTNTSRLRMGMGSQKIPTATKIASAPKNTYSLQDVIREKQNHIEQLMIERDLDREDSQNQAMLFQKNISELQSRVAELEKLLEDERKKTEELQFSIDEAQFCGDELNAQTQVYKERISELEKQLQKSGTEPSSASEAIPPRDEQHFETLKKENEKLTTEIETLQSKLNESTKDYEFKAKDLVEREQQLQEELEFIKQENEEMRKELLAKDESSEKLYLTIQELQNTLLEETAAKNKSTEDKKVNDELLKTCNEKDELIKQLTSDVEILKEQVDVAAKKNDETRSSLKNLEDENTTLKNKLDEATSEIAALKDNQEKSTSGNEEYIKSLTLLKDENENFKKVHVELSEKSQQLQAALDNKVQELLELNKRLDEIQKNKDDLFLENEATKNQLHAISNEKTILESEMVQREQEVETSKIIIEELGKDKKLVEENLKEATKTINSLNEEKGTLIAKLEVMQEKMKGSESQQQNDSKELQKLKSELVTLVADMGAKTVTIEEQASKLKKMESFINEKQSQNNKLENTIKELTDQCENIKVAKAACETRIAELEIESADKTRSVESITQKCDEFSKQNQTLQQELTNLRNASSDTNSEVARLTTNLVEKQKSYEELLDTSNTVKNKLERELQESAQYISTLNKEIDALKQTAETKAKVNAELQAQIETLKASDQSKETEIDNLRKAIESEKENLNKVIATNSNEAESLRSQLDTQISSLQNEVSALETELANTKSHSKSTEESLLKQMSEYGNEKEKLLNELKQLKDSEISLQNLLEKQKENENSSIQSYGLELQKKEEEIKSLNETITSIREECGSLITKIKEIETSQEDAHKTNELLKCQISSESEKSKELMDEVEKLKAAIQEKDSESQNLKQLNSDLLSQISAKETDKASVLGNLQALQTEKEETINALKIEISKKSEAQTTLQAELQRAQESAKDLKQNLEELSVCNETAKKQLLEKEETIKTQTDNILHLNQLVEKLQIEIISNKQQMAQMMSTYTDQIEMLNQTLSQKCEENSKLLKNSAELKADSGSHAEKLSANLLKEIESQKILSEKYQVLSKEHNTCKTTIVGLEQLVADSNKKISDLTIKVKDLEKVVENGAKKDSATKGEYEELQRKFNKLQQDKCTTEKLLENEINKSKSDTKQSPVEASKIDNSDQNNSVEQINFLNSIIADMQKKNEALKARIDTLEAIPLDFTKSEAFNIVGKRKPAPRLFCDICDIFDAHDTEDCPQQSSDSPPGSAPQASSAPTNPNNDARVLPPPRMFCDICEIFDAHETEDCSLQCF, from the exons ATGAGCAGACTCAGCGAGGAGTATCTAAGATCCCCTCTGGCAG ATCATGGAGTTATTCTCACGACAGATACCGACAGTTTCATCATAGGCCAAAAAGTGTGGGTGGGCGGCATACGACCTGGACAAATAGCTTACATCGGTGAAACACATTTCGCGCCAGGCGATTGGGCTGGCATTGTGTTGGAcgaaccaaatg GCAAAAATGATGGATGTGTGTCGGGGAAACGATATTTCCAATGTGAACCAAAAAAAGGAATATTCTCACGACTAACTCGGCTAACACACTACCCCTTACCAAATGCATTCACTGCTAAAGAATCATCACCAAATCAAACTGGACGGTCCATATTTTCTCCGGAACGTTCAAGAGCCACATCACCCACTTCCAGCATAAGAAGTTCTATGCGCCGCAGCCCACTAA AACAAGGAATGACTGTTGGCGATCGCGTGATTGTTTCATCGGGCCTAGGTAGTCGGGCTGGAATTCTTAAATATATGGGAGAAACAAAATTCGCACAAGGAACGTGGTGTGGAGTGCAACTTGACGAGCCGACGGGGAAGAATGATGGTTCAGTTGATGGTGTACG ATACTTCGAATGTCCGTCGAAATATGGTGTTTTTGTACCGATTGCTAAAGTGTCTTTATCACCATCCTCCCGCAAAAGTCGATTGTCACGAGCTGGATCCAGAGAGTCCCTAACGTCTGTGGGGACACTGAATAGCATAGCTACCACGAATACCTCACGCTTAAGAATGGGAATGGGTTCACAG aaaataCCAACGGCCACCAAAATAGCCAGTGCGCCAAAAAATACTTACTCGTTACAG GATGTAATTCGTGAAAAACAAAATCACATCGAGCAGTTGATGATTGAACGAGACCTGGATCGAGAGGATTCACAAAATCAGGCTATGCTATTCCAAAAGAATATCAGCGAG CTACAGAGTCGTGTCGCTGAATTAGAGAAATTATTAGAGGATGAGAGAAAGAAAACAGAAGAATTGCAATTCAGTATTGATGAAGCTCAATTTTGCGGAGATGAATTAAAT GCTCAAACTCAAGTCTACAAAGAGAGAATATCTGAATTAGAAAAACAACTGCAAAAATCTGGAACCGAACCTAGTTCTGCATCAG AAGCGATACCCCCTAGAGATGAGCAACATTTCGAGACATTGAAAAAGGAGAACGAAAAATTAACAACAGAAATTGAAACTTTGCAAAGCAAGCTCAACGAAAGTACAAAAGATTACGAATTCAAAGCAAAGGATCTAGTCGAACGTGAACAACAACTCCAAGAAGAATTAGAATTTATAAAACAAGAGAATGAAGAAATGCGTAAAGAACTTCTAGCGAAAGATGAAAGCAGTGAAAAATTGTACCTAACAATTCAAGAGCTACAGAACACGTTATTGGAGGAAACGGCTGCTAAAAATAAATCGACTGAAGATAAAAAAGTGAATGATGAACTTCTTAAAACATGCAACGAAAAAGATGAGTTAATTAAGCAACTGACCTCTGATGTGGAAATCCTTAAGGAACAAGTTGATGTCGCAGCTAAGAAAAATGATGAAACAAGATCTTCCCTGAAGAATTTGGAAGATGAAAATACCACCCTGAAAAATAAACTAGACGAAGCCACAAGTGAAATTGCTGCTCTGAAGGATAATCAGGAAAAATCTACCTCTGGAAACGAAGAGTATATTAAATCGCTCACGTTATTgaaggatgaaaatgaaaatttcaaaaaagttcatGTCGAACTATCCGAGAAAAGCCAACAATTGCAAGCTGCGTTAGACAACAAAGTCCAAGAATTATTGGAGCTCAACAAACGATTGGATGAAATTCAGAAAAATAAAGAtgatttatttttagaaaatgaaGCAACTAAAAATCAGCTCCATGCAATTTCTAACGAGAAAACtatattagaatcggaaatggtACAGAGAGAACAGGAAGTCGAAACTAGCAAAATAATTATTGAGGAGCTTGGAAAGGACAAAAAATTGGTTGAGGAAAATCtaaaagaagcaacaaaaacTATAAACAGTCTAAATGAGGAAAAAGGAACATTAATCGCTAAGCTAGAAGTGATGCAGGAAAAAATGAAGGGGTCGGAATCACAACAGCAAAATGATTCAAAAGAATTGCAGAAACTAAAATCAGAATTAGTTACCTTAGTTGCTGACATGGGAGCGAAAACGGTGACCATAGAAGAACAAGCAAGCAAACTAAAAAAAATGGAGTCGTTTATAAATGAAAAACAGTCGCAAAACAATAAATTAGAGAATACTATCAAGGAACTGACCGATCAATGCGAAAACATCAAAGTGGCCAAAGCTGCATGCGAAACGAGAATCGCAGAGTTAGAAATAGAAAGCGCCGATAAAACTCGATCCGTAGAAAGTATTACTCAAAAATGTGATGAATTCTCCAAACAGAATCAAACATTGCAGCAAGAGCTTACTAACCTAAGAAATGCGTCAAGTGACACGAATTCCGAAGTGGCGCGTTTAACAACGAATTTAGTAGAGAAACAAAAATCTTATGAGGAACTGTTAGATACCAGCAATACGgtaaaaaataaattggaaaGGGAATTGCAAGAGTCAGCCCAATATATTTCCACTCTTAATAAAGAAATAGATGCTCTGAAGCAAACTGCagagacaaaggctaaagtcAATGCTGAACTCCAAGCCCAAATCGAGACTTTAAAAGCTAGTGATCAGAGTAAAGAAACAGAAATTGATAATTTAAGGAAAGCTATTGAATCGGAAAAAGAAAACTTGAACAAAGTCATTGCCACAAACTCGAATGAAGCAGAAAGCCTTAGATCTCAATTAGATACTCAAATATCATCTCTGCAAAACGAGGTCAGTGCCTTAGAAACAGAGCTTGCTAATACAAAATCTCACTCAAAATCGACTGAGGAATCACTTCTAAAACAAATGAGTGAATATGGAAATGAGAAAGAAAAACTTCTAAACGAATTAAAACAACTAAAAGATAGCGAAATTTCTCTACAAAACTTgctggaaaaacaaaaagaaaacgaaaatagTAGTATTCAGAGCTATGGTTTAGAACTacagaaaaaggaagaggaAATTAAAAGCCTTAACGAGACAATAACGTCTATCCGTGAAGAATGCGGTAGTCTGATtacgaaaataaaagaaatagaaacCTCGCAAGAAGATGCTCACAAAACTAATGAATTGTTGAAATGTCAAATATCTTCTGAATCTGAAAAATCGAAGGAACTTATGGATgaagttgaaaaattaaaagcagCTATTCAGGAGAAAGATTCAGAAAGTCAGAATCTCAAACAACTGAATTCAGACTTACTTTCTCAAATATCTGCCAAGGAAACCGACAAAGCCAGTGTTCTTGGAAATTTGCAAGCCCTCCAAACCgagaaagaagaaacaataAACGCTCTGAAAATAGAAATCTCGAAAAAATCAGAGGCGCAGACGACTCTGCAGGCAGAACTTCAAAGGGCACAAGAAAGTGCAAAGGATCTTAAGCAGAATCTTGAAGAACTTTCGGTTTGCAATGAAACGGCAAAAAAGCAATTAttagaaaaggaggaaactatTAAAACGCAAACAGACAATATCCTACATCTGAATCAGTTAGTGGAGAAATTACAGATTGAAATAATCAGTAACAAGCAGCAAATGGCTCAAATGATGTCTACATATACTGATCAAATAGAAATGCTAAACCAAACCCTTTCGCAGAAATGTGAAGAAAATTCGAAACTTCTAAAAAATTCGGCAGAACTGAAAGCTGACAGTGGTTCCCATGCCGAAAAACTCTCAGCGAATTTATTAAAAGAAATCGAATCACAAAAGATTTTATCAGAAAAGTACCAAGTGCTATCAAAGGAGCATAACACatgcaaaaccaccatagttgGATTGGAGCAATTAGTTGCAgatagcaataaaaaaattagtGATCTTACCATAAAAGTAAAAGATTTAGAAAAAGTAGTCGAAAATGGTGCCAAAAAGGATTCAGCAACGAAGGGCGAGTACGAAGAACTACAAAGGAAGTTCAATAAACTGCAGCAGGATAAATGTACTACAGAAAAGTTGctagaaaatgaaataaacaaaTCGAAGTCTGATACAAAACAATCACCGGTGGAAGCCAGTAAAATTGATAACTCG GATCAAAATAATAGCGTTGAACAGATAAACtttttgaattcaattattgccgatatgcaaaagaaaaatgaagcgTTGAAGGCTCGAATAGATACATTGGAAGCAATTCCATTAGATTTCACCAA GTCAGAAGCATTCAACATAGTTGGGAAGAGAAAGCCTGCGCCCAGATTATTTTGTGATATCTGTGATATATTTGACGCACACGATACTGAAGActgtccacagcaaagttcagACAGCCCGCCAGGATCCGCGCCGCAGGCATCATCAGCACCAACCAACCCAAACAACGACGCCAGAGTACTTCCGCCTCCCAGGATGTTTTGTGATATCTGTGAAATATTTGACGCCCACGAAACTGAGGATTGTTCCCTACAATGTTTTTAA
- the LOC119647005 gene encoding restin homolog isoform X4 — protein sequence MSRLSEEYLRSPLADVSEENELDLVRGKYSRSSMSPDNVLTRPPKGDRKTSNGSLGGDLYMEATGRRRSSDHGVILTTDTDSFIIGQKVWVGGIRPGQIAYIGETHFAPGDWAGIVLDEPNGKNDGCVSGKRYFQCEPKKGIFSRLTRLTHYPLPNAFTAKESSPNQTGRSIFSPERSRATSPTSSIRSSMRRSPLKQGMTVGDRVIVSSGLGSRAGILKYMGETKFAQGTWCGVQLDEPTGKNDGSVDGVRYFECPSKYGVFVPIAKVSLSPSSRKSRLSRAGSRESLTSVGTLNSIATTNTSRLRMGMGSQKIPTATKIASAPKNTYSLQDVIREKQNHIEQLMIERDLDREDSQNQAMLFQKNISELQSRVAELEKLLEDERKKTEELQFSIDEAQFCGDELNAQTQVYKERISELEKQLQKSGTEPSSASEAIPPRDEQHFETLKKENEKLTTEIETLQSKLNESTKDYEFKAKDLVEREQQLQEELEFIKQENEEMRKELLAKDESSEKLYLTIQELQNTLLEETAAKNKSTEDKKVNDELLKTCNEKDELIKQLTSDVEILKEQVDVAAKKNDETRSSLKNLEDENTTLKNKLDEATSEIAALKDNQEKSTSGNEEYIKSLTLLKDENENFKKVHVELSEKSQQLQAALDNKVQELLELNKRLDEIQKNKDDLFLENEATKNQLHAISNEKTILESEMVQREQEVETSKIIIEELGKDKKLVEENLKEATKTINSLNEEKGTLIAKLEVMQEKMKGSESQQQNDSKELQKLKSELVTLVADMGAKTVTIEEQASKLKKMESFINEKQSQNNKLENTIKELTDQCENIKVAKAACETRIAELEIESADKTRSVESITQKCDEFSKQNQTLQQELTNLRNASSDTNSEVARLTTNLVEKQKSYEELLDTSNTVKNKLERELQESAQYISTLNKEIDALKQTAETKAKVNAELQAQIETLKASDQSKETEIDNLRKAIESEKENLNKVIATNSNEAESLRSQLDTQISSLQNEVSALETELANTKSHSKSTEESLLKQMSEYGNEKEKLLNELKQLKDSEISLQNLLEKQKENENSSIQSYGLELQKKEEEIKSLNETITSIREECGSLITKIKEIETSQEDAHKTNELLKCQISSESEKSKELMDEVEKLKAAIQEKDSESQNLKQLNSDLLSQISAKETDKASVLGNLQALQTEKEETINALKIEISKKSEAQTTLQAELQRAQESAKDLKQNLEELSVCNETAKKQLLEKEETIKTQTDNILHLNQLVEKLQIEIISNKQQMAQMMSTYTDQIEMLNQTLSQKCEENSKLLKNSAELKADSGSHAEKLSANLLKEIESQKILSEKYQVLSKEHNTCKTTIVGLEQLVADSNKKISDLTIKVKDLEKVVENGAKKDSATKGEYEELQRKFNKLQQDKCTTEKLLENEINKSKSDTKQSPVEASKIDNSDQNNSVEQINFLNSIIADMQKKNEALKARIDTLEAIPLDFTKSEAFNIVGKRKPAPRLFCDICDIFDAHDTEDCPQQSSDSPPGSAPQASSAPTNPNNDARVLPPPRMFCDICEIFDAHETEDCSLQCF from the exons ATGAGCAGACTCAGCGAGGAGTATCTAAGATCCCCTCTGGCAG aTGTGAGTGAAGAAAATGAATTGGATTTGGTCCGTGGCAAGTACTCAAGATCCTCCATGTCTCCAGACAATGTCTTAACACGACCACCTAAAGGAGATCGAAAAACTTCCA atgGTTCATTGGGAGGAGATCTATATATGGAAGCAACGGGTAGAAGGCGAAGTTCCG ATCATGGAGTTATTCTCACGACAGATACCGACAGTTTCATCATAGGCCAAAAAGTGTGGGTGGGCGGCATACGACCTGGACAAATAGCTTACATCGGTGAAACACATTTCGCGCCAGGCGATTGGGCTGGCATTGTGTTGGAcgaaccaaatg GCAAAAATGATGGATGTGTGTCGGGGAAACGATATTTCCAATGTGAACCAAAAAAAGGAATATTCTCACGACTAACTCGGCTAACACACTACCCCTTACCAAATGCATTCACTGCTAAAGAATCATCACCAAATCAAACTGGACGGTCCATATTTTCTCCGGAACGTTCAAGAGCCACATCACCCACTTCCAGCATAAGAAGTTCTATGCGCCGCAGCCCACTAA AACAAGGAATGACTGTTGGCGATCGCGTGATTGTTTCATCGGGCCTAGGTAGTCGGGCTGGAATTCTTAAATATATGGGAGAAACAAAATTCGCACAAGGAACGTGGTGTGGAGTGCAACTTGACGAGCCGACGGGGAAGAATGATGGTTCAGTTGATGGTGTACG ATACTTCGAATGTCCGTCGAAATATGGTGTTTTTGTACCGATTGCTAAAGTGTCTTTATCACCATCCTCCCGCAAAAGTCGATTGTCACGAGCTGGATCCAGAGAGTCCCTAACGTCTGTGGGGACACTGAATAGCATAGCTACCACGAATACCTCACGCTTAAGAATGGGAATGGGTTCACAG aaaataCCAACGGCCACCAAAATAGCCAGTGCGCCAAAAAATACTTACTCGTTACAG GATGTAATTCGTGAAAAACAAAATCACATCGAGCAGTTGATGATTGAACGAGACCTGGATCGAGAGGATTCACAAAATCAGGCTATGCTATTCCAAAAGAATATCAGCGAG CTACAGAGTCGTGTCGCTGAATTAGAGAAATTATTAGAGGATGAGAGAAAGAAAACAGAAGAATTGCAATTCAGTATTGATGAAGCTCAATTTTGCGGAGATGAATTAAAT GCTCAAACTCAAGTCTACAAAGAGAGAATATCTGAATTAGAAAAACAACTGCAAAAATCTGGAACCGAACCTAGTTCTGCATCAG AAGCGATACCCCCTAGAGATGAGCAACATTTCGAGACATTGAAAAAGGAGAACGAAAAATTAACAACAGAAATTGAAACTTTGCAAAGCAAGCTCAACGAAAGTACAAAAGATTACGAATTCAAAGCAAAGGATCTAGTCGAACGTGAACAACAACTCCAAGAAGAATTAGAATTTATAAAACAAGAGAATGAAGAAATGCGTAAAGAACTTCTAGCGAAAGATGAAAGCAGTGAAAAATTGTACCTAACAATTCAAGAGCTACAGAACACGTTATTGGAGGAAACGGCTGCTAAAAATAAATCGACTGAAGATAAAAAAGTGAATGATGAACTTCTTAAAACATGCAACGAAAAAGATGAGTTAATTAAGCAACTGACCTCTGATGTGGAAATCCTTAAGGAACAAGTTGATGTCGCAGCTAAGAAAAATGATGAAACAAGATCTTCCCTGAAGAATTTGGAAGATGAAAATACCACCCTGAAAAATAAACTAGACGAAGCCACAAGTGAAATTGCTGCTCTGAAGGATAATCAGGAAAAATCTACCTCTGGAAACGAAGAGTATATTAAATCGCTCACGTTATTgaaggatgaaaatgaaaatttcaaaaaagttcatGTCGAACTATCCGAGAAAAGCCAACAATTGCAAGCTGCGTTAGACAACAAAGTCCAAGAATTATTGGAGCTCAACAAACGATTGGATGAAATTCAGAAAAATAAAGAtgatttatttttagaaaatgaaGCAACTAAAAATCAGCTCCATGCAATTTCTAACGAGAAAACtatattagaatcggaaatggtACAGAGAGAACAGGAAGTCGAAACTAGCAAAATAATTATTGAGGAGCTTGGAAAGGACAAAAAATTGGTTGAGGAAAATCtaaaagaagcaacaaaaacTATAAACAGTCTAAATGAGGAAAAAGGAACATTAATCGCTAAGCTAGAAGTGATGCAGGAAAAAATGAAGGGGTCGGAATCACAACAGCAAAATGATTCAAAAGAATTGCAGAAACTAAAATCAGAATTAGTTACCTTAGTTGCTGACATGGGAGCGAAAACGGTGACCATAGAAGAACAAGCAAGCAAACTAAAAAAAATGGAGTCGTTTATAAATGAAAAACAGTCGCAAAACAATAAATTAGAGAATACTATCAAGGAACTGACCGATCAATGCGAAAACATCAAAGTGGCCAAAGCTGCATGCGAAACGAGAATCGCAGAGTTAGAAATAGAAAGCGCCGATAAAACTCGATCCGTAGAAAGTATTACTCAAAAATGTGATGAATTCTCCAAACAGAATCAAACATTGCAGCAAGAGCTTACTAACCTAAGAAATGCGTCAAGTGACACGAATTCCGAAGTGGCGCGTTTAACAACGAATTTAGTAGAGAAACAAAAATCTTATGAGGAACTGTTAGATACCAGCAATACGgtaaaaaataaattggaaaGGGAATTGCAAGAGTCAGCCCAATATATTTCCACTCTTAATAAAGAAATAGATGCTCTGAAGCAAACTGCagagacaaaggctaaagtcAATGCTGAACTCCAAGCCCAAATCGAGACTTTAAAAGCTAGTGATCAGAGTAAAGAAACAGAAATTGATAATTTAAGGAAAGCTATTGAATCGGAAAAAGAAAACTTGAACAAAGTCATTGCCACAAACTCGAATGAAGCAGAAAGCCTTAGATCTCAATTAGATACTCAAATATCATCTCTGCAAAACGAGGTCAGTGCCTTAGAAACAGAGCTTGCTAATACAAAATCTCACTCAAAATCGACTGAGGAATCACTTCTAAAACAAATGAGTGAATATGGAAATGAGAAAGAAAAACTTCTAAACGAATTAAAACAACTAAAAGATAGCGAAATTTCTCTACAAAACTTgctggaaaaacaaaaagaaaacgaaaatagTAGTATTCAGAGCTATGGTTTAGAACTacagaaaaaggaagaggaAATTAAAAGCCTTAACGAGACAATAACGTCTATCCGTGAAGAATGCGGTAGTCTGATtacgaaaataaaagaaatagaaacCTCGCAAGAAGATGCTCACAAAACTAATGAATTGTTGAAATGTCAAATATCTTCTGAATCTGAAAAATCGAAGGAACTTATGGATgaagttgaaaaattaaaagcagCTATTCAGGAGAAAGATTCAGAAAGTCAGAATCTCAAACAACTGAATTCAGACTTACTTTCTCAAATATCTGCCAAGGAAACCGACAAAGCCAGTGTTCTTGGAAATTTGCAAGCCCTCCAAACCgagaaagaagaaacaataAACGCTCTGAAAATAGAAATCTCGAAAAAATCAGAGGCGCAGACGACTCTGCAGGCAGAACTTCAAAGGGCACAAGAAAGTGCAAAGGATCTTAAGCAGAATCTTGAAGAACTTTCGGTTTGCAATGAAACGGCAAAAAAGCAATTAttagaaaaggaggaaactatTAAAACGCAAACAGACAATATCCTACATCTGAATCAGTTAGTGGAGAAATTACAGATTGAAATAATCAGTAACAAGCAGCAAATGGCTCAAATGATGTCTACATATACTGATCAAATAGAAATGCTAAACCAAACCCTTTCGCAGAAATGTGAAGAAAATTCGAAACTTCTAAAAAATTCGGCAGAACTGAAAGCTGACAGTGGTTCCCATGCCGAAAAACTCTCAGCGAATTTATTAAAAGAAATCGAATCACAAAAGATTTTATCAGAAAAGTACCAAGTGCTATCAAAGGAGCATAACACatgcaaaaccaccatagttgGATTGGAGCAATTAGTTGCAgatagcaataaaaaaattagtGATCTTACCATAAAAGTAAAAGATTTAGAAAAAGTAGTCGAAAATGGTGCCAAAAAGGATTCAGCAACGAAGGGCGAGTACGAAGAACTACAAAGGAAGTTCAATAAACTGCAGCAGGATAAATGTACTACAGAAAAGTTGctagaaaatgaaataaacaaaTCGAAGTCTGATACAAAACAATCACCGGTGGAAGCCAGTAAAATTGATAACTCG GATCAAAATAATAGCGTTGAACAGATAAACtttttgaattcaattattgccgatatgcaaaagaaaaatgaagcgTTGAAGGCTCGAATAGATACATTGGAAGCAATTCCATTAGATTTCACCAA GTCAGAAGCATTCAACATAGTTGGGAAGAGAAAGCCTGCGCCCAGATTATTTTGTGATATCTGTGATATATTTGACGCACACGATACTGAAGActgtccacagcaaagttcagACAGCCCGCCAGGATCCGCGCCGCAGGCATCATCAGCACCAACCAACCCAAACAACGACGCCAGAGTACTTCCGCCTCCCAGGATGTTTTGTGATATCTGTGAAATATTTGACGCCCACGAAACTGAGGATTGTTCCCTACAATGTTTTTAA